A DNA window from Acidobacteriota bacterium contains the following coding sequences:
- a CDS encoding bleomycin resistance family protein — protein sequence MITLFPKAVPEIPVSNVEKAAEYYVNVLGFHFDWGNDQGGIGGISQGECRMFLTNAPFRQSYGTAGAVMVWLNLRSKDEVDELYQRWRKAGAKILAEPEDKPWHLREFRVADLDGNQLRVFYDFSAELRHR from the coding sequence ATGATCACGCTCTTTCCGAAGGCCGTTCCGGAGATTCCGGTTAGCAATGTGGAGAAGGCGGCTGAGTATTACGTGAATGTGCTGGGGTTCCATTTCGACTGGGGGAACGACCAGGGCGGGATCGGGGGGATCTCGCAGGGAGAATGCCGGATGTTCCTAACCAACGCGCCATTCCGCCAAAGCTATGGTACTGCGGGCGCGGTCATGGTCTGGCTGAATCTCAGGAGCAAGGATGAAGTCGACGAACTGTATCAAAGGTGGAGGAAAGCCGGAGCGAAAATCCTAGCCGAGCCGGAGGACAAACCGTGGCACTTGCGCGAGTTCAGAGTCGCCGATCTGGATGGCAATCAACTGCGCGTGTTCTACGATTTTTCCGCG